Genomic window (Nitrosophilus kaiyonis):
GCTTCAAGTCTCTTTTTTAACTGCTCAAAAGCTAACGCTAAAGAGCCTGTTCCTGATAGATGGATTTTTGTAGCGTAAAGTTGGTATTCACCCCTTGGCTTGTATACTCCAATTTTTCCAGAAACAATAACCTTTAACCCATCTTCAAGCTTAAAATCAAGACCTCTTACATAGCTTCTAAACATTACAGCTCTAATTACACTTAATTCATCTTTTAAACTAAAATATAGATGACCGCTTGTATGGTAAGTCGGTCTTGATATCTCTCCTTCTACATATACTTCAATAAAATGGGATTCCAAAAGATTTTTAATCTTTTCGTTTAGTTCGCTTACTGTTATAATATTCATATCTTTTTTGCTATAAACATTGTTGAGATTCCAAAAGAAAAAGATTTTACTTCCATAATTTTAAAGCCATTTTCTATAAGTTCGCTTATCAATTGCTCAGTAGTTAAAAAATTATCAATTGAGTTTGGAAGATACTCATAGGCCTCTTTATTTCCTGATACCAATCCTCCAACAACTGGCAAAACTTTTTTCATATAAAATTCAACTAAATTATCAAACAAACTCATCTTTTCTCTTCTTGTAAATTCTAAAATGACTAAAACTCCACCCTTTTTCAAAACTCTTTGAAACTCTTTTATAGCATCTATCCTATCAACAACATTTCTTATTCCATAGGTTATACTAATAAAATCGCTAGATTCACTCTCTATGGGAAGTTTTTGTGCAAAAGCTTCAATATAGTTAAAATGTGGAAATTTTTCTTTTGCAACTTCAAGCATTTTAGAAGATGGATCAACTCCCAAAAACTCTTTTACATCTATTTTTTCATTTTTTGCAATTTTTTCCCAAAATCCAAGCATATCTCCAGTACCACAAGCAACATCAGTGATTCTATCTATTTCTTTTTTATTGTAATATTTATATGCTTTTTTACAAGCTTTTTTTCTCCAAGAGATATCGCTTCCAAAACTTAAAACTCTATTTGCCAAATCATAAGTTTTTGCTATATCGTTAAACATATTTACTATTTTTTTCTGTTTATCCATTTTTGCTCCAGATCATCAAATCTTTATCAATCTTTCTTTGATTTAAAATTTTTAATTTTTTATCAAATTGATAATTTTTTCCCTGTTTTATATTTGCGCTTACAAAAAAAAGATACCAATCAACTATATCTTTTGTAGCTTCAAGCATACCCTCTCCACCCTCAATCATAATATATCTATAATTTTTTAACTTTTCAAAACTATCATCAATAAAAACTTTTCTATTTTTAACATTAAAAAGAGGTATATTTTTATCAAAATCTTTTCTTTTACTATATATTAAAATATCTGGTGCTTTTCCTTTTATCATTCTGCTATCTAATGTAGGTCTATCAACCCTAACAGTATTTCCTCCAATAACTAATAGATCTATTTTATCTCTTAATTTATGAACATACTCTCTTGATTTTTCACAAGAGATAGTTCCACCTGTAATTACTCCATTTAATGTTTGTGCTAGTTTAAAAAAAACAAAACTACTCTTTTGCCATTTTAAAAATGGCTCAATTAATTCTAAAGCTTCTTTTTCTTTGACACCTTTAACTACTTCAACACCACTTTTTTTTAAAAGCTCTCCCCCGCCACTTGCTTTTTTATTTGGGTCATCAATAGCATATATAACTTTTTTAAATCCAAGATTTTTTATTAGCAGTGAGCATGGAGGAGTTTTACCATAATGTGCACAAGGCTCTAATGTTATATAGATTTGCGAATTTTCAAAAAGATTTTTTGCATTTTTTATTAAATAACCGTGTAAAATTTCTGGTTTTTTTATATTATCAACTTTTTCATCGCCAGTTAAATATTTATATGCATCTTTAATTGCAGCTAATTCAGCATGAAAGCTTCCTGCAATTTTATGCGCACCAATAGATAAAATTTGATTTTCTTTTACAACTACTGCACCAACTGCTGGATTTGGATATGTTAAACCTTGATATTTCCAGGCCTCATTAATAGCCAAATCCATATAAAATTCTTGAGCTACCATTCAAAATATGTCTTTGCACTTGCTATATTATCAAAATCTATTATCTCTTCGTTATGCTCAGTTTTTATAAATATTTTATTATCTTCAACCTTTTCCAATTTTCCCTTTATTTGGGTTCCATCATGCAAAACAACTTTTACATCCTCACCAATTGAGTTTTTAAAATGTGATAACTTTTTTAATTTTCTCTCAATTCCTGGTGAACTAACTTCAAGATTATAATCTCCTCTAACAGGAGGATTTACATCTAAAAGCGGAGAAATAAGATTGCTAATATCTGCACACAAATCAAGATCGACACCCTCTGGATGTTGAATAGTTACTCTATAAATAGTCTTGCCATGCTCAGTTACTGTTTCAATATCATAAAGTTTAGCACCACAAGATTCAACTATTTTTTTAATTTCCTCTTCTAAACTCAACCCTTATCCTTTATTTTTTTGAAAAGTTCTTCAATTCTTTTAGATTGCTCAATATTTTCATCAAATTTAAAATGAAATTTTGGGCATTTAAACCATCCACTTGATTCTAAACAAAAACTTTGAAGTAAAGGAGCAGCTTTTTTTAACTTTTTTAAAATCTCTTTTTTCTCATCTTCTGTATAAATTGATGGATCTATGTATACATCAGCATCATATCCACCTTTTTTAACAACAACATCAGTAACAGTAACTCCTCTTAAAATTTCATCATTCATTTGTCCAAGAGCTTCTGATATAAGTTCTATCAATAATGATGCTTGTCTTGCTCTTTTTATTTCACCCGGAGTCATTTTTTACCTTTGTTCGTAATTCGTGAATCGTAAATCGTGATTCGTAATTGGGAATTAGTTTTACCTTCAACCTTCACCCTAACCGCAAATCTTAATTCGTTTTGCTCATTTGATTTGCTCTAAGGTTCACCAGCAGCGCCTATGCTCAGACACAAAATTCCTTGAATTTCGGCTTCGCATATAGTCGCTGCTTTCACTCGGGCACAGAAGACAAGCAGTTGTCTTCTAAGCCTTCAGGGCTTGCCCTCGCTCACTCAACTACAAAGTGGCTGCTTCTTCCACCTCTTTATAAGCCTCTATATAATCTCCAACTTTTATATCATTGAAATTTTCAAGCATAATTCCACACTCATAACCTTTTGTAACCTCTTTGACATCCTCTTTGAATCTTTTAAGTGATGCTATTTTTGTATCATAAATCACAACACCGTCTCTGATAACTCTTGCTTTAGCATTTCTTTCAATTTTTCCATCTGTAACCATACATCCAGCCACTGTACCAACTTTAGGAACATTAAATGTTTCTCTAACTTCAGCTTGTCCAATAGCCTCTTCTTTAATAACTGGAGAAAGAAGCCCACTTAGCAATGCTTTTACATCATCAATTAAATCATAAATTATTGAATATGTTTTTATCTGTACGCCAAGCTGTTTTGCT
Coding sequences:
- the ubiE gene encoding bifunctional demethylmenaquinone methyltransferase/2-methoxy-6-polyprenyl-1,4-benzoquinol methylase UbiE, with the protein product MDKQKKIVNMFNDIAKTYDLANRVLSFGSDISWRKKACKKAYKYYNKKEIDRITDVACGTGDMLGFWEKIAKNEKIDVKEFLGVDPSSKMLEVAKEKFPHFNYIEAFAQKLPIESESSDFISITYGIRNVVDRIDAIKEFQRVLKKGGVLVILEFTRREKMSLFDNLVEFYMKKVLPVVGGLVSGNKEAYEYLPNSIDNFLTTEQLISELIENGFKIMEVKSFSFGISTMFIAKKI
- the ribD gene encoding bifunctional diaminohydroxyphosphoribosylaminopyrimidine deaminase/5-amino-6-(5-phosphoribosylamino)uracil reductase RibD translates to MDLAINEAWKYQGLTYPNPAVGAVVVKENQILSIGAHKIAGSFHAELAAIKDAYKYLTGDEKVDNIKKPEILHGYLIKNAKNLFENSQIYITLEPCAHYGKTPPCSLLIKNLGFKKVIYAIDDPNKKASGGGELLKKSGVEVVKGVKEKEALELIEPFLKWQKSSFVFFKLAQTLNGVITGGTISCEKSREYVHKLRDKIDLLVIGGNTVRVDRPTLDSRMIKGKAPDILIYSKRKDFDKNIPLFNVKNRKVFIDDSFEKLKNYRYIMIEGGEGMLEATKDIVDWYLFFVSANIKQGKNYQFDKKLKILNQRKIDKDLMIWSKNG
- the rimP gene encoding ribosome maturation factor RimP, translated to MSLEEEIKKIVESCGAKLYDIETVTEHGKTIYRVTIQHPEGVDLDLCADISNLISPLLDVNPPVRGDYNLEVSSPGIERKLKKLSHFKNSIGEDVKVVLHDGTQIKGKLEKVEDNKIFIKTEHNEEIIDFDNIASAKTYFEW
- the rbfA gene encoding 30S ribosome-binding factor RbfA, whose protein sequence is MTPGEIKRARQASLLIELISEALGQMNDEILRGVTVTDVVVKKGGYDADVYIDPSIYTEDEKKEILKKLKKAAPLLQSFCLESSGWFKCPKFHFKFDENIEQSKRIEELFKKIKDKG